GTCGGCAGCGGACGGCGCGGTGTACCCTTCGTGCATCCAGCCCTCGTAGCCGTCGGCGCCGCGAAGCCTGAGCCAGGACCCTTCAGTGCTGATGACCTCGGCCGAATGACCGTAGAGCAGTTGACTTGTCTGCGTGCTCGCCGCCCTTTGCTCACCCAGCAGCGGCGCAATGGGGGTTCGAACGACAATACGCGTCAATGCTCCGGCCAGTCGATCAGTGGAATCTCGCGCCTCGCCGGGAGCGCCGGCTCGGGCGTGAGGTCATCGGCGCAGCTCCGGCATCGAAGCACACCGCGAATACTGCACATGACGCAGATGAACGTTCCACACGTGGAGCACGGGTAGCCTTCGGACGCGCGCTCCTCATTACCGCAGGAGCGGCAGATCATCGCATCCTTCTCGTGCAGCTCGCCCATCATTACCCTCCGATCTTACTCCCCGAACTCACCAAGCTAGCACCTATGACGGAGGTTCCTTCTTGATTCGGCGGATTGTCCGGATTGAGTCGTACCGTCTTAATGCAAGTGTCCATAACAGAGCCTTCTTCTTTTTGTTTTACAACAAAAGCTCGAACGCTGGGTGGCGCTTTGCCTGCCCTGGAGCCACTTCCGGGATGATCCGCATAATCCGCCGAATCAAGAAGAAACCTCTGTCATTGATGCAGGCCTCGTGCAACCAGCATCAATCCGACGAGCGGGAGCCCGCCGTCGCAACGGTAGAGCTTGGCCTAGAAGCGCCAGGTGCGGAAGAGGTCGAACCCGAGCTGCCGGGGCGTCTGCTGCTGAATCTGGCTCGCATTCGACCGCGCGCACGTCAGGTCGCTCGAGCCGGGCTCGATGCCGGCCTGGGCCGAGTAGATCGAGTTGAACCGGTACTCGAGCTTGAGCCCGAAGTTCTCGACGAAATTGCTGGCATTGACGACGCACAACCCTGTGCTCAGGCCGACGAACCACTGATTCCCGATCTGCTTTCCGAGTATCGCGCGCGTATTCAGAAGATTGTAGTAGTACGGGTCCGTGGTGCGCGCGCTCGCGTCGTATCCCGCGGTCTGCAGCTCCACGATGTCCAGAATATTCTTTGGAATTGCATTCGTGAGAAGATTGCCGCCGTAGCGGATCGCCACCGACGCCAGCTGCGACTGATACTCGGCGCTGCTGTTATCGAGCGCGATGGCGGGCTCACCCGTGATCAGATAGCTCAGCAGATCCGACTGTGAGAGCGGGAGGTTGTCCGGGTTGTCGAGTGACAGCAGCGGACGCTCGAGCGTGCCGCCGATTGTAACGCGCACCCGGATATCGCGAACGTTGGCGCTCCGCTGCCGCGGCTGACGGATTGTGTGAATCGCGCGGATGTCCAGCGTGGGATTCAGATCGGGCGTTCCGAAGAATCGCAGGCTTCCGCTTTCCACGTCGAACGTCGGCTGGACGAATGGATCGACGAGATTGAGGCGATAGGTTCCGCGAACCGCGTTGAGCGTTCCCTCGAGCGCGAGCTGCGAGGACTCATTCGTCCGTGAGCTCTTTCCCAGCGTCACATTGAGCGATCCGCCGAGCTTCACGTTCGCTTCGGAGGACCGGAGCCAGACGGCGTCGCCGATGTTCACCTGGACGTTCTCCAACGAGAGATTGCGGGCGAAATCGCTCGGCGTCTCCGGGAGGAGCGTACGGTCGCGGGCGAGCAGCGTGTCGAGGATTACAGCAAATTCCGGATCACTCAGGTCGACGATCTTCTTCGTGATGAGCTCGGGGATGTAGATCGTGCCGCGGTCGACCCTGACCGCGCCGCTGACGGTCGCCGCCTTGTACAGACCGCGCAGCGTGATCACGCTGTCGGTCGAGATGTCCAGCGACGCGAGCCCGGGCTTCTCGATGATGTGGAAGTTCTCGGCGCGCGCGCGGAGTGAGAACTCGGGATTGTCGTAGCGCGCGAGGTTCACGAATCCGTCTACGGACATCGTGCCGCGCCGCTCGCGGCGCGTCTCGGCCGCAAGGCGCTTCACGAACACCGTGTCCCCCGCAAGCGCGACGTCGGCGTTGATCCGCTCGAGCCGCGTGCCGACGTTCCTCAGCGTCGCGACTCCGTCCGTAATCCTGAACTGGCCCGAAAGCACCGGCTGCTTGACGGTGCCCGACATGTCGACGTTTGCGACGAGGGGCCCGCGCGCACTCTGAACGCCGGGAATGAACGCCTCGAGAATCGCGAGGTCCACGCTGTCCGTTCGAACGTTGCCGCGCAGCGAATCGCCGATCAACCGAACGTCACGAATGGCAAGTCGCGCGTTAGAGTAGCTGAGGAGAAGCGAATCGAGTGTGCCGCCGCCTGGCACGAGCATCACGTGCGCGGGTGCATCCAGGCGATAACTCGACCCGTCGGATACCGTTACCCGCCCACTGTCCAGCACGATTCGCGTCGTATCGTTCGAGTGCATTGCACTTCCGCGCAGCGTCGATGTCACGCCGTTGCCGCTCACGAGCGATGCGTCGAACACCGCGAGTCCGGCCGAATCGAGGCGCGCGTCCGCGTCAACGGACGTGAAGCCGACAGGGCCGGCCATGAGACTCTCCGCATGGAGATTCAGCGTTCCACTGGGGGCACCAGCGAGGTCGCGAAGCGCAAACTTTCCGGTCAACGAGCCAATCCGTCGCCCTTGCGCCGAAAGATCGTGGCCCGAAACAGTTCCGCTCAACGCCATCGAGCGGGCCGATCCAACAACTTCGCCCGCCACGCGGAGGGAGCCTCGCAACGAGTCGGCCGGGAGCGATGTCGCCGTATTGACGTAACGCTTTACGTCGGAGAGAGAATCAACTGATACCACGAAGCCGAGCTTGCCGGAGCCGGCTTCGGTCATCGCGACACTGCCGGAGGCACTACCGCTGGCTGAAGCGCTGCGGACGAGTAACGTGTCGATGTAGGCCATGCCCTTGTCCACGCGCACCGAAGCGGACGACGAGGCAATGTCGATCTTCTCGATCGTTCCCTTCAGCGCAGTCTTCAGCGATCCCGTGCCGGTGACTATCGAGTCGCCGACAAAATCCACGACGTAATCGCCCGCCAGGCTCGTGCGCGGCGCCTTGGGATTCTCGACGAGCGTGCGGAAGTTGAGCCCCGTCACCGTGCCGGTGCCGTGCGCACCGTACGTCGGAAGGTTCGCGTCGACGGTTCCGTTGTAGGCAATAGTTCCGCCGGCTCCGGTGAGAGTCGTCACCATTGCAAGCTCGGGCGCGGTGCCCTTCATGCTCATCGGTCCCGTGTAATTACCGCGGAGCGGAATGTCCGGATACGATTTCGCGAGCGTCGTCATGGAGACCGGCGCAGCCTCGAGCGCCATGTCGTAGATCATGAACTCGTCGCCGTACGTCACCCGGCCGGCGCCCGTGATGCGCGACGTCGGGAGGTCGTCATCGTGGTGCACGAGGTCGGCGTT
This Gemmatimonadaceae bacterium DNA region includes the following protein-coding sequences:
- a CDS encoding translocation/assembly module TamB domain-containing protein is translated as MSRRQRIVTFSALTLLTVIAIVFFIALSLTQTEYGQGQVRRFVQSWVSGQVKGTIYVGRISGGLFNGVTIDSLEIRDDEDSLFVSTGRIRVRYDMRDIFDRRILLSHLDVQHPVVHIREHENGDWNWRRIFPEGPAEEPGTGRGFGDFIVMDSADVHDGQVVLTLPWHPDDTLRGRKRDSVIAHALGSLTRDEPGNDWRSEIRRTREGFARTWRFTGLRSSFSYARIAEPDSIGRFFRITRASGTSADPPLDIRKLAGDVRILGDSVWLNIPQFDLPGSSGKARGKLFWGNDLPMRYALQITGDSVSLNDVAWVYATLPRTGGGRLNLEINNVGHPHVMDYAITDMDVRTTRSRLIGDMTYAVGGPVLAMKDVRLQAAPVNFDLIRALNGKEFPYDWQGDITGTVRATGGPLNRFRVDESRFTFADANVPGAVTRGTARGGLDILYPAFTTFRGLDVDIETLDLRTIRYLNPAFLELRGTVSGTARLDSSWLDLRFSNADLVHHDDDLPTSRITGAGRVTYGDEFMIYDMALEAAPVSMTTLAKSYPDIPLRGNYTGPMSMKGTAPELAMVTTLTGAGGTIAYNGTVDANLPTYGAHGTGTVTGLNFRTLVENPKAPRTSLAGDYVVDFVGDSIVTGTGSLKTALKGTIEKIDIASSSASVRVDKGMAYIDTLLVRSASASGSASGSVAMTEAGSGKLGFVVSVDSLSDVKRYVNTATSLPADSLRGSLRVAGEVVGSARSMALSGTVSGHDLSAQGRRIGSLTGKFALRDLAGAPSGTLNLHAESLMAGPVGFTSVDADARLDSAGLAVFDASLVSGNGVTSTLRGSAMHSNDTTRIVLDSGRVTVSDGSSYRLDAPAHVMLVPGGGTLDSLLLSYSNARLAIRDVRLIGDSLRGNVRTDSVDLAILEAFIPGVQSARGPLVANVDMSGTVKQPVLSGQFRITDGVATLRNVGTRLERINADVALAGDTVFVKRLAAETRRERRGTMSVDGFVNLARYDNPEFSLRARAENFHIIEKPGLASLDISTDSVITLRGLYKAATVSGAVRVDRGTIYIPELITKKIVDLSDPEFAVILDTLLARDRTLLPETPSDFARNLSLENVQVNIGDAVWLRSSEANVKLGGSLNVTLGKSSRTNESSQLALEGTLNAVRGTYRLNLVDPFVQPTFDVESGSLRFFGTPDLNPTLDIRAIHTIRQPRQRSANVRDIRVRVTIGGTLERPLLSLDNPDNLPLSQSDLLSYLITGEPAIALDNSSAEYQSQLASVAIRYGGNLLTNAIPKNILDIVELQTAGYDASARTTDPYYYNLLNTRAILGKQIGNQWFVGLSTGLCVVNASNFVENFGLKLEYRFNSIYSAQAGIEPGSSDLTCARSNASQIQQQTPRQLGFDLFRTWRF